The following coding sequences lie in one Rutidosis leptorrhynchoides isolate AG116_Rl617_1_P2 chromosome 6, CSIRO_AGI_Rlap_v1, whole genome shotgun sequence genomic window:
- the LOC139853300 gene encoding histone H2A.6-like: MAGRGKTLGSSAAKKATSRSSKAGLQFPVGRIARFLKAGKYAERVGAGAPVYLAAVLEYLAAEVLELAGNAARDNKKTRIVPRHIQLAVRNDEELSKLLGDVTIANGGVMPNIHNLLLPKKAPGSSKASVDED, from the exons ATGGCTGGGCGAGGCAAAACCCTAGGATCCAGTGCGGCGAAGAAAGCCACTTCACGAAGCAGTAAAGCCGGCCTTCAGTTTCCCGTCGGTCGTATCGCTCGTTTTCTCAAAGCCGGAAAGTACGCAGAACGTGTTGGTGCCGGTGCTCCGGTCTATCTTGCCGCCGTACTTGAATACCTTGCCGCCGAG GTGCTTGAATTGGCTGGCAATGCAGCAAGAGACAATAAGAAAACTAGAATTGTTCCAAGGCACATTCAATTAGCTGTGAGGAACGATGAGGAATTAAGCAAGCTTCTTGGTGATGTCACGATTGCTAATGGCGGTGTTATGCCTAACATTCACAACCTTCTTCTTCCGAAGAAAGCTCCTGGTTCTTCAAAGGCATCTGTTGATGAAGATTAG
- the LOC139853473 gene encoding uncharacterized protein, translating into MRAEGMLLFISMVVLFFPLATTSSAMVSESNVDRTMDDKTVEVLWANNIHFPVSMEDEHIRRPNDVPVRRKLIEENDHTNMDGVVEIEPIPFTVSKAETGGGGGIDTTTIIIAVVSTAILTFLLAALLFCWYTKTYGGIQTDEKPPLSLSMGGSQRTSFSFHNSVKDAGNRSSFNKSDLQKKYSSVNSSVSLGIPLELPPANLAASGIAPLKPPPGRPDLALKTPPNGPTLNASSPPNLSPVAVAAAPAPTTFRAPSVKRAPSARRAPSARRPPSAAPPPPPPSAKPPPPPPPGKKGPPPPPPPSGGKPPSKLPRPSSNQDETDGDDSNKAKLKPFFWDKVMASPDQAMVWHQIRAGSFQFNEEMIENLFGYNAATEKNKGGNNKKSSSQDPTSNFVQIIDPKKAQNLSILLKALNVTTNEVCDALKEGNELPIELIQTLLKMAPTGEEELKLRIYNGDISRLGTAERFLKKLVEIPFAYKRLESLLFMCTLQEEVDIIKESFQTLEAACIELKKSRLFLKLLEAVLKTGNRMNDGTFRGSAQAFKLDTLLKLSDVKGTDGKTTLLHFVVVEIIRAEGIRAAKTARDTSSFSSFKSVDLLEEPPDQDSDEYYRTLGLQVVSSLSNELEDVKKAAILDADGLTGTVSKFGQALTKAREFLNTELKNIQKEKNDDDDDDENEDEFAVILGNFVEDSEKDVSWMIEEEKRIMALVKNTGDYFHGHPGKDEGLRLFVIVRDFLIILDKVCKEITSTPLLRPAKPAEKKDDSSTKTKETKDDSSSKTAEIKDVSEPSTTDTKDVSEPTTTDTGDDDLRPEKQQNDVLRGEKMESDDSVDKTQDTDDDGDLQSKTREYNESQPKTCEIEDSRHKTQDTDHSLHDTQETDDIRKHEDEDLGPQIHEPDDSKHNTQEDNDPQHKTHESNDLQLKTEKEVEATSKRSSEPHTSAFRVPHERLIPAIAMRRVDTFSSSSSSEED; encoded by the exons ATGCGTGCCGAAGGGATGCTTTTATTCATATCAATGGTTGTTCTGTTTTTCCCTTTGGCAACAACATCATCAGCAATGGTTTCAGAAAGCAATGTAGATCGAACGATGGATGATAAGACG GTTGAAGTATTATGGGCCAACAATATTCATTTTCCTGTTTCCATGGAAGATGAACATATTAGAAGGCCTAATGATGTTCCTGTTAGACGCAAGTTAATTGAGGAAAACGATCATACTAATATGGACGGAGTTGTAGAAATAGAACCCATTCCGTTTACTGTTTCTAAAGCAGAAACGGGTGGTGGTGGCGGTATCGATACTACAACTATTATTATTGCTGTTGTTTCTACTGCAATATTGACGTTTCTTCTCGCTGCACTTCTCTTTTGTTGGTATACTAAGACTTATGGTGGGATACAAACGGACGAAAAGCCTCCTCTTAGCTTAAGTATGG GTGGTTCGCAAAGAACTTCGTTTAGTTTTCATAACTCTGTGAAAGATGCTGGGAATCGATCGTCATTTAACAAATCCGACCTACAGAAAAAATATTCATCTGTGAACTCAAGTGTATCATTAGGTATCCCGTTAGAGCTGCCACCGGCCAATTTAGCTGCTTCGGGAATAGCTCCTCTAAAACCGCCACCTGGAAGGCCTGACTTGGCTTTAAAGACTCCACCCAATGGTCCCACTCTAAATGCATCATCTCCTCCCAATCTATCACCTGTAGCTGTAGCTGCAGCTCCAGCTCCAACTACTTTTCGAGCTCCGTCAGTTAAACGAGCTCCGTCAGCTAGACGAGCTCCTTCCGCCAGACGACCGCCTTCCGCTGCACCGCCGCCGCCGCCACCATCTGCAAAACCTCCACCACCGCCGCCGCCAGGCAAGAAAGGTCCACCTCCACCGCCTCCTCCAAGCGGTGGTAAACCTCCATCTAAACTCCCTCGCCCTTCATCTAATCAAGATGAAACTGATGGTGATGATTCAAATAAAGCTAAGTTAAAGCCATTCTTTTGGGATAAGGTTATGGCTAGCCCTGACCAAGCTATGGTTTGGCATCAGATTAGAGCCGGATCGTTCCA GTTCAACGAAGAAATGATAGAAAATTTATTTGGATATAACGCTGCGACAGAGAAGAACAAAGGAGGAAACAACAAGAAGAGTTCATCACAAGATCCCACTTCAAATTTCGTTCAAATTATTGATCCCAAAAAGGCTCAAAATTTGTCTATTCTTTTAAAAGCACTCAATGTGACAACAAATGAAGTATGTGATGCACTGAAAGAAG GAAATGAGCTCCCTATAGAACTTATTCAAACACTGCTTAAAATGGCACCAACCGGAGAGGAAGAATTAAAGTTACGGATATATAACGGGGATATTTCTCGCCTTGGAACTGCAGAACGGTTTCTTAAGAAGTTGGTCGAAATACCGTTTGCTTATAAAAGGCTCGAGTCGCTGCTTTTTATGTGCACACTTCAGGAGGAGGTAGATATAATCAAAGAGTCCTTCCAAACATTAGAG GCTGCTTGTATAGAACTTAAGAAAAGCAGGCTGTTCCTTAAGCTATTGGAAGCTGTTTTGAAAACCGGTAATCGTATGAACGACGGAACATTTCGTGGGAGCGCCCAAGCTTTCAAACTCGACACGCTATTAAAGCTTTCGGATGTGAAAGGAACAGATGGGAAAACTACGCTTTTACATTTTGTAGTTGTGGAGATCATTCGTGCAGAAGGTATAAGAGCAGCCAAAACTGCCCGTGACACAAGCAGTTTTTCGAGCTTCAAATCTGTTGATCTGTTAGAAGAACCTCCTGATCAAGATTCAGATGAATATTATCGAACTCTTGGTCTTCAGGTGGTTTCCAGTTTAAGTAACGAACTCGAAGATGTTAAGAAAGCAGCCATTCTTGATGCTGATGGGTTGACTGGTACAGTTTCTAAATTTGGTCAAGCGCTCACAAAAGCTCGTGAGTTTTTAAATACAGagttaaagaatatacaaaaagaaaaaaatgatgacgacgatgatgatgagaATGAAGACGAATTTGCGGTGATTTTGGGTAATTTTGTGGAGGATTCTGAGAAGGATGTAAGTTGGATGATTGAAGAAGAAAAGAGAATAATGGCGCTTGTGAAGAACACGGGTGATTACTTCCATGGACATCCCGGTAAAGATGAAGGATTGCGGTTGTTTGTGATCGTTCGTGATTTTTTGATCATTCTAGATAAGGTTTGCAAAGAGATTACAAGTACTCCTCTGTTAAGGCCAGCTAAGCCTGCTGAGAAGAAAGACGATTCATCTACCAAGACAAAAGAAACGAAAGATGATTCATCATCAAAGACAGCAGAGATAAAAGACGTTTCAGAACCTTCAACGACAGACACAAAAGACGTTTCAGAACCTACGACGACAGACACAGGAGATGATGATTTGAGACCTGAGAAACAACAAAATGATGTATTACGAGGTGAAAAGATGGAATCTGATGATTCAGTAGACAAGACAcaggatactgatgatgatggtgactTACAATCCAAGACACGTGAATATAATGAATCGCAACCAAAGACATGTGAAATCGAAGATTCAAGACATAAAACACAGGATACTGATCATTCACTACATGATACACAAGAAACTGATGATATTAGAAAGCATGAAGATGAAGATTTGGGGCCTCAGATACATGAACCTGATGATTCAAAACATAATACACAGGAAGATAATGATCCACAACATAAGACACACGAAAGTAATGATTTGCAACTCAAGACTGAAAAGGAGGTTGAGGCAACAAGTAAGAGATCTTCAGAACCTCACACATCTGCTTTTCGTGTTCCGCATGAACGACTCATTCCTGCCATTGCAATGAGACGGGTGGATACGTTTAGTTCTAGTTCAAGCTCAGAAGAGGACTAA